Proteins from a genomic interval of Oceanispirochaeta crateris:
- the gtfA gene encoding sucrose phosphorylase: MKQGIQLITYPDSLGQNLRELYEALEGPLRGCLSGVHILPFFPSSGDRGFSPLGYKEVDPAFGCWEDIHRIAKEYDLVVDLMVNHLSRQSAEFQDFVQSGEESPWADLFLPVNKVKPGGKFTKEELSKIYTRKPRMPWIDVTHKDGRISTLWCTFSEEQIDLDVRSATGRRYILDSLNFLADQGAVLIRLDAFAYVTKKAGSSCFFLEPDIWEILGDYRDVLAPRGVELLPEIHEHYSISRKLSDQGYGVYDFALPMLLLHSLYSGRADRLGAWLEQCPYHQFTTLDTHDGIGVVDVADLLTPGEIDETCNALYEKGSNVSRRYSSQEYNNLDIYQINCSYYSALGGDDQAYLLARAVQFFAPGIPQVYYVGMLAGLNDIELVEKTMNGRDINRHSYSLEEIRREIGRPVVASLLRMMKFRNRHPAFSGDFRLIQSTPDGELEIIRSHKKSAVRLLANMKTREFHVYQKDGSHPWSELTF, translated from the coding sequence ATGAAACAAGGTATACAGCTGATCACATATCCCGACAGCCTCGGTCAAAATCTCAGGGAATTGTATGAGGCCCTGGAAGGTCCCTTGAGGGGCTGTCTCTCCGGGGTGCATATCCTTCCCTTTTTTCCATCTTCGGGAGACCGGGGGTTTTCCCCACTGGGGTATAAAGAGGTTGATCCTGCTTTTGGATGCTGGGAAGATATACATCGGATCGCAAAAGAGTACGATCTTGTCGTAGACCTGATGGTCAATCATCTTTCACGGCAGTCAGCCGAATTTCAGGATTTTGTTCAATCTGGAGAGGAAAGTCCCTGGGCCGATCTTTTTCTTCCTGTGAATAAGGTTAAACCCGGGGGGAAGTTTACAAAAGAGGAACTTTCAAAAATTTATACACGGAAACCACGAATGCCCTGGATCGATGTGACGCACAAAGACGGCCGTATCAGTACTCTCTGGTGTACATTTTCAGAAGAGCAGATTGATTTGGATGTCCGTTCAGCTACAGGCCGCCGGTATATTCTGGATAGTCTGAACTTTCTTGCAGATCAAGGGGCTGTTCTGATTCGGTTGGACGCCTTTGCCTATGTTACTAAAAAAGCGGGAAGCTCCTGTTTCTTTCTGGAGCCGGACATCTGGGAGATCTTGGGTGATTACAGAGACGTACTCGCTCCCCGGGGAGTCGAACTCCTGCCGGAAATCCATGAGCACTACTCTATTTCCAGGAAGCTGTCGGATCAGGGGTATGGTGTCTATGATTTTGCTTTACCCATGTTGCTCCTTCATAGCCTGTATAGTGGTCGGGCAGATAGGCTGGGGGCGTGGCTGGAGCAGTGCCCATATCATCAATTTACGACTTTAGATACTCATGATGGTATTGGAGTTGTGGATGTTGCCGACCTCCTGACTCCCGGAGAGATTGATGAAACCTGTAATGCTTTGTATGAAAAAGGTTCTAATGTAAGTCGTCGTTACAGCTCTCAGGAGTACAATAATCTGGATATCTATCAGATCAATTGTAGTTATTACTCAGCTCTGGGGGGGGACGATCAGGCCTACCTGCTGGCACGGGCTGTACAGTTTTTTGCACCCGGTATTCCCCAGGTTTACTATGTGGGTATGCTGGCTGGTCTCAATGATATTGAACTCGTTGAGAAAACCATGAATGGACGGGATATCAATCGGCACTCCTATAGCCTGGAAGAAATCCGGAGAGAAATCGGGAGGCCGGTAGTTGCCAGTTTGCTCAGAATGATGAAATTCAGGAATAGGCATCCCGCTTTTTCAGGAGACTTTAGACTGATTCAGTCCACCCCCGATGGAGAGCTTGAAATCATCAGATCCCACAAAAAATCTGCTGTCCGGCTTTTGGCAAATATGAAAACAAGAGAATTTCATGTTTATCAGAAGGATGGTTCTCATCCCTGGTCAGAGCTGACCTTCTGA